In the genome of Canis lupus familiaris isolate Mischka breed German Shepherd chromosome 17, alternate assembly UU_Cfam_GSD_1.0, whole genome shotgun sequence, the window aaaaaagattttatttattcatgagagacacacacagagagagagagagagaggcagagacataggcagagggagaagcaggctccatgcagggagcccgatgtgggactcgatccccggtctccaggatcacgccctgggctgaaggtggcgctaaaccgctgagccccccgggctgccctggatggaGCATTATTGTGCCGGAATTGTAAAGACAACGATAATATAAGTTGTCATTTACTGGATGTTTTCCAAGTCGATCGCTGTACATAGAACAAGTCTTCCAGTAGGAGTTATCACGTGAGGCGAGTAGGACCCCGAGGTAGCTCATGCAAGGTTGCACAGCTGCCCTGTGGCCTCTGCAGGCGGGGAAGGTGGGCCTCCTGATGGGATGTGAGCCCGAGGAAGGGCGTCTTTCCCCGGGGCTCCGGCTCAGGCCTCGCCTGGCTTCTGGGCTGCGCAGGTGGTGTCGGGCGAGTTCAGCGAGGACAGCGAGGTGTACAACTTCACGCTGCACGCGGGCGACGAGCTCACACTCATGGGCCAGGCGGAGATCCTGTGCGCCAAGACCACCAAGGAGCGCTCGCGCTTCACCACGCTGCTGCGCAAgctgggccgggcgggggcgctgGCCGgggtgggcggcggcggcggcggcggcgggggccccgggggcgcgggggccgcgggcggcggcggcggcggcggcggcggcgccagGCCCATCAAAGGCAAGATGCCCTGTCTCATCTGCATGAACCACCGCACCAACGAGAGCCTGAGCCTGCCCTTCCAGTGCCAGGGCCGCTTCAGCACGCGCAGCCCGCTCGAGCTGCAGATGCAGGAGGGCGAGCACACGGTGCGCGCCATCATCGAGCGCGTGCGGCTCCCGGTGAACGTGCTGGTGCCCAGCCGGCCGCCGCGCAACCCCTACGACCTGCACCCGGTGCGGGAGGGCCACTGCTACAAGCTGGTCAGCATCATCTCCAAGACCGTGGTGCTGGGGCTGGCGCTGCGCCGCGAGGGCCCGGCGCCGCTGCACTTCCTGCTGCTCACCGACACGCCGCGCTTCGCGCTGCCGCAGGGCCTGCTGGCCGGGGACCCGCGCGTGGAGCGCCTGGTGCGCGACAGCGCCTCCTACTGCCGCGAGCGCTTCGACCCCGACGAGTACTCCACGGCCGTGCGCGAGGCGCCCGCGGAGCTGGCCGACGACTGCGCCAGCCCGCGCCGCGCGCGCCTCTGcctgcccgcgcccccgcgcgcccccgcgcccccgcgcgcccccggcccgcccggcgACGGCGACCAGGAGTACGTGAGCCCCGACTGGGCCAGCGCCGCCGAggccgccgcgccgcccgccgagATCCCCTACGAGGAGCTGTGGACGCACCAGGCGGCCGAGGGCCTCGCCGAGGGCCGGGCCCGGCCGCCTCCCGGGCCCGATCTCATCTCCTTCGGGGCCGCCGGGCCGCCCCGCCTGGAGCCCGAGGCGCCGCCGCCTCCGGTGCCTCCCAAGTCCGAGGCGGTGAGTGGCCGCGGCGTCGGCGCGAGGGTGACCGGCGGGAGCGAGCTGGGGACGCCCCCCAGGGAGGGCGCCGGGCGGTCAGCCAGACGCAGGTTCTGCCgggcccagcctccagccccgGACCGGGACGGGGAccggggccgggaggggagggAAGTGGAGGGGAAGGACTCAGGGCCGTATTGTCCTAAGGAATACTGGAGACAGCGGCGCTCGTAGGTCCCTAGCTTGAGAGGATTTGGGATGAGCCCTAAGGTTCCACGGAACGGGGGTCCTGCCAGTTGTCCGGTGGAAAGAAGATCCCATGGTGGATTAAGTTTAGAAAGACGCAGCAGGCGATTCCTAGCCCACCCCCTCCTCACTTTGGAGCCATACAACTTTGGtttattaaaggctctgagaagtcctgcgcCAAGGAACCCTAGTCGTGCCTAACGCAGAATTTTCCAACCATACTCGTCCCGGAAAATAGCTATTAACATCCCAGGGAGTCCACTAGGAGTATTTGGTTTATAAAGAAGGAACCCAGATGGTAGAGACTtgtccttccctttcttctccctgtcACACCACTGTCCTTTTCCTCAAGGAGGGACTACTAGGTCGACTTATCTGTTTCCATCTACTTTTGTATTCTTGTTCTTACAGTCATGGTGGATTTCCAAGGCCCTAGGAGGTGGTGTGCGTGTCATGGGCCCTCTTGGAGGGAAACAGGCTgcagaggctggggggtggggtgggcagtgaGTAGTTGCAGGTAAGGCAGAGGCAGCCTCGTGTCAGTGTCAGTCCCTCCTGGCCCGGCTGCTTGGGACAGGGAAGATAAGGAGCGTCCACTGCTCAGGGCAGGGTGTGGAGCTGTGGCCCTCTGCTTGCAGGTGAAGGAGGAGTGTCGCCTGCTCAATGCACCCCCCGTGCCTCCCCGGGGTGGCAGTGGCGGCGGCCGGCTCTCGGGCAGCCCCCCGGTGCCCCCACGCTTCCCCAAGCTGCAGCCCGTCCACTCACCTAGCTCCAGCCTCTCCTACTACTCCTCTGGCCTCCAGGATGGGTGAGCCCCTTCCTTCTCTTGGTGCTGGGCCTTCCTAGGTGGGGGGCGGTtgcaaggaggaggggaggggggcccgCACCGAGGGAGAGGAAGAGTCCAGGCCTGCCGGCCAGAGCCTGTGGGTCCCTGAGCGGTTCCGAGCAGTCCCCGAGCGGGCGGGCGCCCGTGTGCCGAGATCACAGCGGCGCTCTCTGGCCCCGCAGAGCTGTGCGCTGCGTCCTGTGTGTGAGCCCGGGGCGCCTCCCTCTGCGCTGCCTCAccttccctgtgtgtgtctctccgcCCACAGGGCAGGTTCTCGCAGTGCCAGTGGCTCCCCGTCGCCGGACGCCTACTCCCTCTATTGCTACCCATGCACATGGGGAGACTGCAAGGCGGGCGAGGCCTCCAGCCGCCCGCCCCCGGGACCCCTGCCGTCGACCACGCAGCCCAGCCAGGCCACCCGGGCCCTTGCAGAGCCCCTGGGCAGTCGAGCGGTCTCCCTCCTGGGGGCTGATCCCCCGGTGAAGGCGTACCACAGCTGCCCGCCTCTGTTCAAGCCCGCTCACCCCCAGAAACGCTTTGCTCCGTTTGGGGCCCTCAACCCCTTTTCGGGGCCTGCCTACCCCTCAGGCCCTTCTGCGGCCTCCTCTTCTGGGCCCACAACCAGCTCGGGGCCCCTGGCTACCTCCAGCCCAGCTTTCTCTCCAGGCCCAGGCTCACCAGGCCAGGCCTATTCCGtggcccccacctcctcctcctcctcctctgagtGGCAGGAGCCCACCCTGGAGCCCTTTGACCCCTTTGAGCTGGGCCAGGGCAGTTCTCCAGAGCCTGAGCTGCTGCACTGTCAGGAGCCCAGAGCTGGGGGGGCACCCTGCCTTTCTCCACTTGGACCCCCCAAGGCCTTTGAACCGGAAGGCTTGGTGCTGCGGCAGGTCCCTACCCCGCTGTCACCAGTGGCCCTGCAGGGGCCCGAGGCCAGTGGGGCACGGCTCCTTCTGGCCCAAGGGCGCCTGGAGGGGCCTCCTGCCAGTCCCCGGGAGGGGGCCGCGGGCTGGGGAGGCCGGGATGCCTCCTCCTGGCAGCCCCCTGCTGACCTGTCTGCGCTCTCTCTGGAAGAAGTCTCTCGAAGTCTCCGTTTCATTGGGCTCTCAGAGGATGTGGTGAGCTTCTTTGCCCGAGAACGCATTGATGGCAGCATCTTTGTGCAGCTCAGTGAGGATATCCTGGCGGATGACTTCCACCTCACCAAGCTGCAGGTCAAGAAGATCATGCAGTTCATCAAAGGCTGGCGGCCCAAGATCTGACGTTCCCAGCTTGTAGCTGCACAACTGGAATCCTTGCACGGAGGCCCTGGGGGTTAGCCACGGTCTGCGGGGGGACAGCACTGCCAGAGCGGGTCCTGCCTGTGAGGAGAATCTATGCCAGACTGAGGCAGCTAGGCAGCCCCTCAGAAGTGAATCCAGGGGAGACACGCTTGGAAATGGGGACATCTGGCCTTTGTGCAGAGTAAGTGGGGAGGGGGTTGGAGGCAGCAGTGCACGCCTGGGCCTGGGGACACATTGCTGCGGTTCCCATGGTAGGGAGGGGCAAAAACTGGCCTTCATGGTGACCTGACATCCTCCCATGTCTTGATGTGGAGCTTCAGACATCTTGCACTTCTCGAGCTTGTAGGTTCAGGTTAGTGACAAGAGAAGAAGATGTCCCATAATCGAAGCACAGATCTCCCAAgagccctctctctcctctgtgttcctTGGGCCTTTGGCCTAAGTCGCCCGAGTCTGGGTGCCTTTTCCATTATCTCTGGGATGCCCTTCCCttgtccttcccttccccttaGGGCCCTGGCCCCGAGTACAGGTGTATCCAGTACAGGTCTGTGCCATTGCCCCTCTGAGGCTCCAGCTCTGTGCGCTGGTTCACGGGTGAGGACTCTGGGAGAGCACAGCTCTGCTGTTGACCTGCTCATCTAGTTAAGGGAGGCAGATGCTCCCCTGATGTCTCTAGTGCCCAGGCTTCTGCCTTCTGTCCTGCCGGGTCGGGTCCCATCTGAGAAGCTTCTCAGTGGAAGAGCAGGTACATTGAGGTCAGCTGCTCCTGGGTTCTAGAGGCAAGTGGCCTTCTGCCCATCTCCTGCCCCCTTCGTTTGACTGGCAAACACAGGGTGTATCTCTCCGGTTTTCTGTTCGCTGGCACGGGACGGGtgggaaagagaaagcacagtGGTTTGGGGAAACAGGCTTTCTCCCCGCTCCTGGAGCTCAGGCCTCCCACACGTGTTCCTGTGCCTCGCAGTGGGTGTCTGTGGCCTGGACCTTGGGCGTGGCGATCTGCTTGTGCCTGGAGCAGGCTGGCTGTTGTGTACAACCACCCATCCCCCTGTGCTCTCCGGGTTTCACTGCCCCAGAACCACACTAACTCTCCCCATGCCACTAGTGTCAGGCCCCACACGGACCAGCCTTCTCTGCTGCCTTATCTAGCCTACCTAGATATTTATTTCCTCCGTTTTTCTCTTAAGAGTAGTGAAGCCATGCTGGtgctcatgccctgagcagatgcCTCCGCTCCAGGGGAAGGGAGTCAGGAAGTAGAGCACACAAACTGTGATCCTGAAGCATTGGGTTTCCTTGCCGATCACTCTGTGAATCCTCAAGGACTCGTGAAATAAATGCTAGAGCACTGAACAGCAGTGCGGGTGAAATTCTGGGTGTCAATGCTCTCTTCCTCTGGAGGGTCCTGAGAACTGACAGGCACAATGTGTAGGCCTCTGGGTACAAGAGGACTTTGGGATGGGGTGTGCATGTGGCCCACTCCTGGGTTCCCTTCCAAAAGCCCCTCCTCAGCCCCTCTCCTACAAGAACCTTCCAGCTCCCACCAGTGTCTCAACGTAATTCCTACTTTCTAGTGCTGCTGAGTGGAAAGTTCTGTGTTACCAGCCAGGGCCCAAGTTTACATTCTTGCACTGGCCAAATGCCTGCCTGAGGCTCTCCCAGACACCCCCCCATTTAGAAGCCTGTTAATGGCTCTGGTGAGAGGATCCATTCTCTACTTTCTACTGGTCATCTGAAAATCCCAATGCACAGATGA includes:
- the GAREM2 gene encoding GRB2-associated and regulator of MAPK protein 2 — its product is MEKLAAGLAGLRWSMGAFPLDLIVSRCRLPTLACLGPGEYAEGVSERDILLIHSCRQWTTVTAHTLEEGHYVIGPKIDIPLQYPGKFKLLEQARDVREPVRYFSSVEEVASVFPDRIFVMEAITFSVKVVSGEFSEDSEVYNFTLHAGDELTLMGQAEILCAKTTKERSRFTTLLRKLGRAGALAGVGGGGGGGGGPGGAGAAGGGGGGGGGARPIKGKMPCLICMNHRTNESLSLPFQCQGRFSTRSPLELQMQEGEHTVRAIIERVRLPVNVLVPSRPPRNPYDLHPVREGHCYKLVSIISKTVVLGLALRREGPAPLHFLLLTDTPRFALPQGLLAGDPRVERLVRDSASYCRERFDPDEYSTAVREAPAELADDCASPRRARLCLPAPPRAPAPPRAPGPPGDGDQEYVSPDWASAAEAAAPPAEIPYEELWTHQAAEGLAEGRARPPPGPDLISFGAAGPPRLEPEAPPPPVPPKSEAVKEECRLLNAPPVPPRGGSGGGRLSGSPPVPPRFPKLQPVHSPSSSLSYYSSGLQDGAGSRSASGSPSPDAYSLYCYPCTWGDCKAGEASSRPPPGPLPSTTQPSQATRALAEPLGSRAVSLLGADPPVKAYHSCPPLFKPAHPQKRFAPFGALNPFSGPAYPSGPSAASSSGPTTSSGPLATSSPAFSPGPGSPGQAYSVAPTSSSSSSEWQEPTLEPFDPFELGQGSSPEPELLHCQEPRAGGAPCLSPLGPPKAFEPEGLVLRQVPTPLSPVALQGPEASGARLLLAQGRLEGPPASPREGAAGWGGRDASSWQPPADLSALSLEEVSRSLRFIGLSEDVVSFFARERIDGSIFVQLSEDILADDFHLTKLQVKKIMQFIKGWRPKI